A region from the Microcoleus sp. FACHB-672 genome encodes:
- a CDS encoding alpha-1,4-glucan--maltose-1-phosphate maltosyltransferase — translation MVINPPLQGQLRLSQTTQTQEASQMLLQEGRRRVQIEGISPEIDCGRFPIKRTIGEGVNVEVDMFGDGHDAIAGLILYRKEESPEWLEAPLTPLVNDRWQGSFTVTEIGRYLYTITGWVDHFLSWRKGMAKKLEAKQDVAVDLLIGAELVEEASLRAGGDERSQLQTWAQTLRSIEREDFPILEEKVLSQDLAGLMTKYPDRKFATTYEKELAIVVDREKARFSTWYELFPRSCGEPGKHGTFKDVEARLPYIAELGFDVLYLPPIHPIGVTFRKGKNNTVVAEPGDVGVPWGIGSLEGGHKAIHPELGTMADFHEFVAKAGEYGIEIALDLAYQCSPDHPYAKENPQWFRSRPDGTIQHAENPPKKYQDIYPIEFESEDWQNLWEELKSVVLFWVDQGIKIFRVDNPHTKAFPFWEWMIGEVKRDYPDVLFLAEAFTRPKVMSRLAKSGFTQSYTYFTWRNTKWELTEYFKELTSYPARDIFRPNVWPNTPDILPEYLQHGGRPAFMIRFVLAATLAATYGIYGPSYEVCDNRPLKPGGEEYLHSEKYQIREWDLNSPYSIKDLIARVNRIRREHPALQSNNSLRFHHVDNEEIICYSKQAEDSHDLILVVVNLSPYHKQSGWLQLPLQSLGLQPDRPYQLYDLLNDAQYTWRGEYNYVEINPHVTPGHIFRVEQK, via the coding sequence ATGGTGATAAACCCACCTCTACAGGGACAATTGCGCCTATCCCAGACCACCCAAACACAGGAAGCATCTCAAATGCTGTTACAAGAAGGTAGGAGAAGAGTTCAAATCGAAGGAATCTCGCCAGAGATTGACTGTGGTCGCTTCCCCATCAAACGGACAATCGGCGAAGGAGTCAACGTTGAGGTAGATATGTTCGGCGATGGTCACGATGCGATCGCCGGACTCATTCTCTACCGAAAGGAAGAGTCTCCCGAATGGTTGGAAGCCCCACTCACCCCTCTAGTTAACGATCGCTGGCAAGGAAGCTTCACCGTTACTGAAATTGGGCGTTACCTTTACACCATCACCGGCTGGGTTGACCATTTTCTTTCCTGGCGAAAAGGCATGGCGAAGAAACTCGAAGCCAAACAAGACGTCGCCGTAGACTTACTAATTGGGGCGGAACTCGTTGAAGAAGCCAGTCTGAGGGCCGGCGGCGATGAGCGATCCCAACTGCAAACCTGGGCGCAAACCCTACGTTCCATTGAAAGAGAAGACTTTCCCATTTTAGAGGAAAAAGTCCTTTCCCAAGACTTGGCCGGCTTAATGACCAAGTATCCAGACCGGAAATTTGCCACCACCTACGAAAAAGAACTCGCTATCGTCGTAGATCGGGAAAAAGCCCGATTCAGCACTTGGTACGAACTGTTTCCGCGTTCCTGCGGCGAACCCGGAAAACATGGCACTTTTAAAGACGTTGAAGCCCGACTTCCCTACATTGCCGAACTGGGTTTTGATGTACTTTACTTGCCACCCATTCATCCCATTGGTGTCACCTTTCGTAAAGGTAAAAATAACACCGTTGTTGCCGAACCTGGAGATGTGGGAGTCCCGTGGGGAATTGGTTCCCTCGAAGGTGGACACAAAGCCATTCATCCCGAATTAGGTACAATGGCAGACTTTCATGAGTTTGTCGCCAAAGCCGGTGAATATGGAATTGAAATAGCATTGGATCTTGCGTATCAATGTTCTCCCGATCACCCCTATGCAAAAGAGAATCCCCAGTGGTTCCGCAGCCGGCCTGATGGCACAATTCAACACGCCGAAAACCCTCCGAAAAAGTATCAAGATATTTATCCCATTGAATTTGAAAGCGAAGACTGGCAAAACCTTTGGGAAGAATTAAAAAGTGTTGTTTTGTTTTGGGTTGATCAGGGAATCAAAATTTTTCGGGTAGATAACCCGCACACCAAAGCCTTTCCCTTTTGGGAGTGGATGATTGGGGAAGTTAAACGAGATTATCCTGATGTTCTATTCTTAGCCGAAGCCTTTACTCGACCCAAGGTCATGTCTCGCTTGGCGAAGTCAGGATTTACCCAGTCTTACACTTATTTCACTTGGCGTAATACCAAGTGGGAACTGACCGAATATTTCAAGGAATTAACCTCCTATCCAGCCCGCGATATTTTTCGACCCAATGTGTGGCCGAATACGCCAGATATTTTACCCGAATATCTTCAGCATGGCGGTAGGCCGGCATTTATGATTCGGTTTGTCTTAGCCGCTACATTAGCTGCAACCTATGGGATTTACGGGCCGTCTTATGAAGTTTGCGACAACCGGCCCTTAAAACCAGGCGGCGAAGAATATCTCCACTCTGAGAAATATCAAATCCGGGAATGGGATTTAAACAGTCCTTACAGCATTAAAGACTTAATCGCACGGGTGAACCGCATCCGCCGAGAACATCCAGCCTTGCAAAGTAACAACAGTCTCAGATTCCATCACGTCGATAACGAAGAGATTATTTGTTATAGCAAACAAGCTGAAGATTCTCACGATTTAATTTTAGTGGTTGTTAACCTCAGTCCCTACCACAAGCAAAGCGGCTGGCTTCAGTTGCCCTTGCAATCTCTAGGGTTACAACCTGATCGGCCTTACCAACTTTATGATCTGCTCAACGATGCCCAGTACACTTGGCGGGGTGAATATAACTATGTTGAAATCAACCCCCATGTAACTCCCGGTCATATTTTCCGCGTTGAACAGAAGTAG
- the treS gene encoding maltose alpha-D-glucosyltransferase has protein sequence MQNSILKDDALWFKNAIIYEVPVRAFADSNGDGIGDFRGLTEKLDYLQDLGVTALWLLPFFPSPLKDDGYDIADYTSVNPIYGTLEDFKDFLEAAHQRGIRVIIELIVNHTSDQHPWFQRARRSPKGSPERDFYVWSDTPEKYQEARIIFQDFETSNWAWDPLAKAYFWHRFYSHQPDLNYDNPAVRQAVISVLDFWLALGVDGLRMDAVPYLYEREGTNCENLPETHVFLKQLRKHVDEKFPNRMLLAEANQWPEDAAQYYGAGDECHMNFHFPLMPRLFMSLRMEDSFPISDILQQTPTIPDNCQWGLFLRNHDELTLEMVSDEDRDYMYRVYAQDPEMRVNLGIRRRLAPLLGNDRRQIELLNSLLLSLPGTPVLYYGDEIGMGDNVYVGDRNGVRTPMQWSADRNAGFSRGNPHKLYLPVIVESEYHYEAINVEAQRANPNSLWYSMKRLMATRKRFQALGKGTFELLHPENRKVLAFTRTYNGEHILVVANLSRFVQTVELDLSAFRGMMPVEIFGRTQFPSIGESPYFLSVGPYTFYWFTLQMQLSELQPAKPTAELPMLAVSGQWQNVFSQAQVKGTLESILPNYLLTCRWFGGKARIVQSTHIGEVIPISYKDMEAQLVWLQVDYTQGDPQTYLLLLAYAEGEQAALIHAEMPQAVVARLQLAGKELPGILFDAVVDKSFLSFPLEAIAQNQAYKGKAGQLVATATDIFQQIKEDASNLEPALVKGEQSNTSVIYGDGFILKLFRKLEEGINPDLEIGLFLGAKKRLEHFASIAGSLEYRRPKAEPMTVGILQEFILDTRSSWEYTLDTLRDYFDRVTVQQTEIAEIPIPSESLLDLQALEIPELAAQTIGSYLASAQLLGQRTAELHIALASDAENPDFAPEAFSTFYQRSIYQSARNLTGQVLLLLKNRLKTLSPESQKLGHTVLERQEQLMGRYQLVLNQKITAKRTRCHGDYHLGQVLYTGKDFIIIDFEGEPARSLSERRMKRSPLRDVAGMLQSFNYAANMGLRNEVESGMIREENLPVMEQWAEFWYTWVSTAFLNSYLTIAGSDSFLPKTKAELQVLLDAYVLEKVIYELGYELNNRPDWVHIPLRRILHLH, from the coding sequence ATGCAAAACTCGATTTTGAAAGACGATGCCCTCTGGTTTAAGAACGCCATCATCTACGAAGTGCCGGTTCGTGCCTTTGCGGACAGTAATGGGGACGGGATCGGAGACTTTCGTGGACTCACGGAAAAACTTGATTATCTGCAAGATTTAGGCGTCACAGCCCTGTGGCTGCTGCCCTTCTTTCCTTCTCCCCTCAAAGATGATGGCTACGATATTGCAGACTACACCAGTGTCAACCCGATCTATGGCACCTTAGAAGACTTTAAAGACTTCTTAGAAGCCGCCCATCAGCGGGGTATCCGAGTCATTATCGAGTTAATTGTTAACCATACATCCGACCAGCATCCTTGGTTTCAACGGGCACGGAGATCACCAAAAGGCAGCCCGGAACGAGATTTTTATGTCTGGAGTGATACCCCAGAAAAATACCAAGAAGCGCGGATTATTTTTCAGGATTTTGAGACTTCTAATTGGGCGTGGGACCCACTCGCCAAAGCTTACTTCTGGCATCGCTTTTACTCGCATCAGCCGGATCTAAATTACGACAATCCCGCAGTGCGCCAAGCAGTGATCTCGGTACTTGATTTTTGGTTAGCATTGGGCGTAGATGGACTGCGAATGGATGCGGTGCCTTACCTGTATGAACGGGAGGGAACGAACTGCGAGAACCTGCCAGAAACTCACGTCTTTTTGAAACAGCTACGCAAGCACGTAGACGAGAAGTTTCCTAACCGGATGCTTCTTGCTGAGGCGAACCAGTGGCCTGAAGATGCGGCCCAATATTATGGCGCTGGGGATGAGTGCCATATGAACTTCCATTTTCCCCTGATGCCTCGTTTGTTCATGTCGCTGCGGATGGAGGATAGCTTCCCAATTTCCGATATTTTGCAGCAAACACCGACCATTCCCGATAACTGCCAGTGGGGATTATTTCTTCGCAACCACGACGAACTGACGCTGGAAATGGTTAGCGATGAAGACCGGGATTATATGTATCGGGTTTATGCCCAAGATCCGGAGATGCGGGTTAATTTAGGCATCCGCCGGCGCTTAGCACCGCTATTGGGAAACGATCGCCGGCAGATTGAATTGCTCAACAGTTTGCTACTGTCTCTGCCTGGTACGCCGGTGCTTTACTACGGCGATGAAATTGGCATGGGAGATAACGTTTATGTTGGGGATCGCAATGGCGTTCGCACACCAATGCAGTGGAGTGCAGATCGTAACGCCGGCTTCAGTCGCGGCAATCCCCACAAGCTTTATTTACCCGTGATTGTTGAGTCGGAATACCATTACGAGGCGATTAACGTTGAGGCGCAACGGGCGAACCCTAACTCGTTGTGGTATTCAATGAAACGCCTAATGGCAACCCGTAAGCGCTTCCAGGCATTAGGCAAAGGCACCTTTGAATTACTGCACCCGGAGAACCGCAAAGTTCTTGCCTTTACGCGCACTTACAACGGCGAACACATTTTAGTTGTGGCGAATTTGTCCCGGTTTGTGCAAACGGTGGAATTAGATTTGTCCGCCTTTAGAGGCATGATGCCGGTGGAAATTTTTGGTCGCACTCAGTTCCCCAGTATTGGCGAGTCACCCTATTTCTTGAGTGTTGGGCCATACACGTTCTACTGGTTTACGCTTCAGATGCAACTGAGCGAACTACAGCCGGCAAAACCGACTGCAGAACTGCCGATGTTAGCAGTCAGCGGTCAATGGCAAAACGTGTTTTCCCAAGCCCAGGTTAAAGGAACATTAGAGTCAATTCTGCCTAATTATCTCTTGACTTGTCGCTGGTTTGGCGGCAAAGCCCGGATTGTACAATCGACCCATATCGGTGAAGTGATACCCATATCCTACAAGGATATGGAAGCTCAGCTAGTTTGGTTGCAGGTTGACTACACCCAAGGCGACCCTCAAACCTACCTGCTGCTTCTGGCCTACGCAGAAGGTGAGCAAGCGGCATTGATCCATGCAGAGATGCCTCAAGCCGTTGTAGCCCGTCTTCAGCTTGCCGGCAAAGAGTTACCAGGCATACTCTTCGATGCCGTAGTTGATAAGAGTTTCTTGAGTTTCCCACTGGAGGCAATTGCTCAAAATCAAGCTTACAAAGGCAAGGCAGGGCAATTAGTTGCCACGGCGACAGATATCTTCCAGCAGATCAAAGAAGATGCTTCTAACCTGGAGCCGGCCTTGGTTAAGGGCGAACAGAGCAATACTTCGGTGATTTATGGGGATGGCTTTATCTTGAAACTCTTCCGCAAACTGGAAGAGGGGATCAACCCGGATCTAGAGATTGGCCTATTCCTGGGTGCAAAAAAACGCCTGGAACACTTTGCTTCCATTGCTGGATCGCTAGAGTATCGCCGGCCTAAAGCTGAACCGATGACTGTGGGAATCTTGCAAGAGTTCATTCTCGATACCCGTAGCAGTTGGGAGTACACTCTCGATACTCTGCGCGACTACTTTGATCGCGTTACGGTGCAGCAGACGGAGATCGCCGAGATTCCTATCCCCTCCGAATCTCTGCTAGATTTGCAGGCGCTGGAAATTCCGGAATTGGCGGCTCAAACCATTGGTTCTTACCTGGCAAGCGCTCAGCTTTTAGGGCAGCGCACCGCTGAACTGCATATCGCGCTAGCTTCCGACGCAGAGAATCCCGATTTTGCCCCAGAAGCGTTTTCAACCTTCTACCAGCGCTCGATCTATCAATCTGCACGTAACCTAACCGGCCAAGTTTTGCTGTTGTTGAAAAACCGGCTGAAAACACTTTCACCTGAATCCCAGAAGTTGGGGCACACAGTTCTCGAACGTCAAGAACAGCTAATGGGGCGCTACCAGTTAGTCCTCAACCAAAAAATTACGGCCAAGCGCACCCGCTGTCACGGGGACTATCATTTGGGGCAAGTGCTTTACACCGGCAAGGATTTTATCATCATTGACTTTGAAGGAGAGCCGGCTCGTAGTTTAAGTGAAAGGCGTATGAAGCGATCTCCCCTGCGAGATGTAGCGGGAATGCTGCAATCTTTTAACTACGCTGCCAATATGGGACTCCGCAATGAAGTTGAAAGCGGCATGATCCGTGAAGAAAATCTTCCCGTAATGGAGCAATGGGCGGAGTTTTGGTACACCTGGGTGAGTACGGCTTTCTTAAATAGCTATCTTACCATTGCTGGCAGTGACTCTTTCTTGCCAAAAACAAAAGCCGAGTTGCAAGTGCTTCTAGATGCCTATGTTTTGGAGAAAGTTATCTACGAATTAGGTTACGAACTTAACAATCGTCCTGACTGGGTACACATCCCACTGCGGCGTATTCTCCATCTGCATTAA